A single Thermosynechococcus vestitus BP-1 DNA region contains:
- the psbA gene encoding photosystem II q(b) protein, which yields MTTVLQRRQTANLWERFCDWITSTENRLYIGWFGVIMIPTLLAATICFVIAFIAAPPVDIDGIREPVSGSLLYGNNIITAAVVPSSNAIGLHLYPIWDAASLDEWLYNGGPYQLIIFHFLIGIFCYMGREWELSYRLGMRPWIPVAFSAPVAAATAVLLIYPIGQGSFSDGLMLGISGTFNFMIVFQAEHNILMHPFHMLGVAGVFGGALFAAMHGSLVTSSLIRETTETESTNYGYKFGQEEETYNIVAAHGYFGRLIFQYASFNNSRSLHFFLAAWPVVGIWFAALGISTMAFNLNGFNFNHSVVDAQGNVINTWADIINRANIGIEVMHERNAHNFPLDLASGELAPVAMIAPSIEA from the coding sequence ATGACTACAGTTCTGCAACGTCGTCAGACAGCGAATCTGTGGGAGCGTTTTTGCGATTGGATCACCAGCACCGAGAACCGCCTTTATATTGGCTGGTTTGGGGTGATCATGATCCCGACGCTTCTTGCCGCAACGATTTGCTTTGTCATTGCCTTTATTGCCGCACCCCCTGTGGATATTGATGGCATCCGTGAGCCTGTTTCCGGCTCCTTGCTCTATGGCAACAACATCATTACAGCGGCAGTGGTGCCCTCCTCTAATGCCATTGGGTTACACCTCTACCCAATCTGGGATGCCGCTTCCCTTGACGAGTGGCTGTACAATGGTGGGCCCTACCAACTGATCATCTTCCACTTCCTGATCGGCATTTTCTGCTACATGGGTCGGGAGTGGGAACTCAGCTACCGTCTCGGTATGCGGCCTTGGATTCCTGTGGCCTTCTCTGCCCCTGTGGCAGCGGCAACGGCTGTGCTGTTGATCTACCCCATTGGTCAAGGCAGCTTTTCCGATGGACTGATGCTGGGGATTTCCGGTACCTTCAATTTCATGATTGTGTTCCAAGCTGAACACAATATCCTCATGCACCCCTTCCACATGCTGGGGGTGGCGGGTGTCTTTGGTGGTGCTTTGTTTGCCGCTATGCACGGTTCTCTGGTGACCTCCAGCTTGATTCGGGAAACTACGGAAACCGAATCCACCAACTATGGCTACAAGTTCGGTCAAGAGGAAGAAACCTACAACATTGTGGCCGCTCACGGTTACTTTGGTCGGCTGATCTTCCAATACGCCAGCTTCAACAACAGCCGCTCCCTGCACTTCTTCCTCGCGGCTTGGCCAGTGGTGGGTATCTGGTTTGCCGCCCTCGGTATTAGCACGATGGCCTTTAACCTCAATGGTTTCAACTTCAACCACTCCGTTGTGGATGCGCAAGGCAACGTGATCAACACTTGGGCAGACATTATCAACCGCGCCAACATTGGTATTGAGGTGATGCATGAGCGCAATGCCCACAACTTCCCCCTCGACTTGGCTAGCGGTGAATTGGCTCCTGTGGCGATGATTGCCCCGAGCATTGAAGCCTAA
- a CDS encoding ABC transporter ATP-binding protein, translating to MTLAPVAMTRLAIATTNLTKVYRSGHQETPVLQGIDLQIQAGHLHLLMGPSGSGKTTLLSILAGILAPTSGQVVVLGQEITQLSKAALAKFRLQNIGFIFQSFNLFPALTALENVEIALNLKGIKGKKAKEQAVALLKAVGLGDRLDFMPANLSGGQKQRVAIARALAGEPKIIFADEPTASLDSQNGQQVIKILYKLAKQNDCTVLIVTHDPRITAIADRITKIEDGKISNS from the coding sequence ATGACACTTGCCCCTGTGGCCATGACTAGGCTGGCGATCGCCACCACCAATCTAACCAAGGTTTATCGTTCTGGTCATCAGGAGACCCCTGTTCTGCAGGGAATTGATCTGCAAATCCAAGCCGGTCATCTCCATCTGCTGATGGGACCTTCGGGGTCAGGGAAAACTACTCTGCTCTCGATTTTGGCCGGTATTCTTGCCCCCACCAGTGGTCAAGTGGTTGTCCTAGGCCAAGAGATCACCCAACTGTCCAAGGCCGCCCTAGCAAAATTTCGCCTGCAAAATATTGGCTTTATCTTTCAGAGTTTTAATCTTTTCCCTGCCTTGACCGCACTGGAAAATGTTGAAATTGCCCTCAATCTTAAGGGCATTAAAGGTAAAAAAGCGAAGGAACAGGCAGTAGCACTTCTCAAGGCAGTTGGCTTGGGCGATCGCCTCGACTTTATGCCCGCCAACCTCTCCGGGGGTCAAAAACAACGGGTTGCCATTGCCCGTGCCTTGGCGGGTGAGCCAAAGATCATTTTTGCCGATGAACCCACAGCCTCCCTTGATTCCCAAAATGGCCAACAAGTGATCAAGATTCTCTACAAGCTGGCCAAACAAAATGACTGCACGGTATTGATTGTTACCCATGATCCGCGGATTACAGCCATTGCCGATCGCATCACCAAAATTGAGGATGGCAAAATCAGCAACAGTTAA
- a CDS encoding M23 family metallopeptidase has translation MHWQQIRLALSIALGTTVTIPQLSQPSPNTGAGILRWSDASFPVENFQGYTSPFGYRQSPTGEPTTEFHNGLDFAAPQGSYIRNWWAGQVIEVSDHTACGTLVRIQSGAWEHVYCHMMGRVEQTAQGRAMVDRAGGILILEGQRVPTGARIGRVGMTGRTTGPHLHWTLRYRGQLVNPAVVLQAMYGSQAQR, from the coding sequence ATGCATTGGCAGCAAATCCGTCTGGCACTATCGATCGCCTTGGGTACTACGGTTACTATTCCCCAACTCAGCCAACCCTCCCCAAATACAGGTGCAGGGATACTCCGCTGGAGCGATGCTTCATTTCCTGTGGAAAATTTCCAAGGCTACACCTCTCCCTTCGGCTACCGGCAATCACCCACGGGGGAACCCACCACCGAATTTCACAATGGCCTTGATTTTGCGGCACCCCAAGGGAGCTATATCCGCAATTGGTGGGCTGGGCAGGTGATTGAAGTTTCCGATCACACCGCCTGTGGCACACTGGTACGGATTCAATCGGGAGCTTGGGAACACGTTTACTGCCACATGATGGGGCGGGTTGAGCAGACCGCCCAAGGACGAGCCATGGTCGATCGCGCGGGTGGCATTCTAATCCTAGAGGGGCAACGAGTACCAACGGGGGCACGTATTGGTCGAGTGGGCATGACGGGGCGGACAACCGGACCCCACCTACACTGGACGCTTCGCTACCGAGGACAATTGGTTAATCCTGCCGTGGTTCTCCAGGCCATGTATGGCAGCCAAGCTCAGCGGTGA
- the purD gene encoding phosphoribosylamine--glycine ligase has translation MKVVVVGSGGREHAIAWKLLDSPRVTQVYCLPGNGGTACLERCENVAIEATDLTGIGEFAKENNADLVVVGPEVPLAAGLGDRLQALKIPVFGPSQAGAQIEASKAWAKALMEAAGIPTAKAAVFDNYGAASRYVQAKGAPIVIKADGLAAGKGVTVAATEAAAIAALERIFGGEFGVAGQQVVVESVLEGQEVSVLAVTDGKTILPLLPAQDHKRIGEGDTGPNTGGMGVYAPVPWVTPELMQRIQRTILEPALGALQDRGIHYCGVLYAGLMVTPAGDPYVVEFNCRFGDPETQVVLPLLETPLIDVILACVEGRLASLGALQWRNEVALCVVMAAGGYPGSYRKGDVIQGIPEAIAQGVLVFHAGTRWQEGQWYTNGGRVLNITALAPDFATAQAKAYGAVNAIAFADCYYRRDIGYRILESSAHRGEYRP, from the coding sequence GTGAAGGTTGTTGTCGTTGGTAGTGGTGGTCGGGAGCACGCGATCGCCTGGAAATTACTCGATTCTCCTCGCGTGACACAGGTTTACTGTTTACCAGGAAATGGGGGTACAGCCTGCTTAGAGCGGTGTGAGAATGTTGCCATTGAAGCCACCGACCTTACAGGCATTGGTGAATTTGCCAAAGAGAATAACGCTGATTTAGTAGTTGTTGGCCCAGAGGTACCCCTTGCAGCCGGTTTAGGCGATCGCCTACAGGCGCTAAAGATTCCTGTCTTTGGCCCTAGCCAAGCAGGGGCACAAATTGAAGCCAGTAAAGCCTGGGCAAAGGCGCTCATGGAGGCGGCTGGGATTCCCACGGCCAAGGCAGCGGTGTTTGACAATTATGGGGCGGCCTCCCGTTATGTCCAAGCCAAAGGGGCCCCCATTGTCATTAAGGCCGATGGTTTAGCGGCGGGTAAAGGAGTGACGGTAGCGGCTACAGAAGCGGCGGCGATCGCCGCCCTCGAGCGAATCTTTGGGGGCGAATTTGGTGTAGCTGGTCAACAGGTGGTCGTTGAATCCGTGCTGGAGGGGCAAGAGGTCTCCGTCCTCGCTGTTACAGATGGCAAAACCATTCTGCCGCTGCTGCCTGCCCAAGACCATAAGCGCATTGGCGAAGGGGATACCGGTCCAAATACCGGGGGAATGGGGGTCTATGCCCCTGTACCTTGGGTGACACCAGAGCTAATGCAACGAATTCAAAGGACAATACTTGAACCTGCCCTTGGGGCTTTACAGGATCGGGGCATCCACTACTGCGGGGTGCTCTATGCGGGTCTGATGGTGACACCCGCAGGGGATCCCTACGTGGTGGAGTTTAACTGTCGCTTTGGTGATCCTGAAACCCAAGTGGTGCTGCCCCTTTTGGAAACCCCCTTGATTGATGTGATCCTAGCCTGTGTTGAGGGGCGCTTAGCCAGTTTGGGCGCCTTGCAATGGCGCAATGAAGTGGCGCTATGCGTTGTCATGGCAGCAGGAGGTTATCCGGGCAGTTATCGCAAAGGCGATGTGATTCAAGGGATTCCAGAAGCAATAGCCCAGGGAGTTCTTGTTTTTCATGCGGGTACCCGTTGGCAGGAGGGGCAGTGGTACACCAATGGCGGGCGGGTTCTCAACATCACTGCCTTAGCCCCTGATTTTGCCACCGCTCAGGCCAAGGCCTATGGGGCGGTCAATGCCATTGCATTTGCCGACTGCTACTATCGTCGTGACATTGGCTACCGTATTCTGGAATCATCGGCCCACAGAGGTGAATACCGTCCATGA
- a CDS encoding DUF3082 domain-containing protein, whose amino-acid sequence MTLLSPKTSPLRCLTGALIAGTLGLLLYRLTGAIAYLFATHAVSAHHQLVYSLAVAVRTLVVGLCTLATGVFSIIALGLVALTLQLLWERWVQREQA is encoded by the coding sequence ATGACCCTTCTTTCCCCCAAAACTAGCCCATTACGCTGTTTAACCGGTGCGTTAATTGCTGGTACCCTTGGGCTTCTCCTTTATCGGCTCACAGGGGCGATCGCCTACCTCTTTGCTACCCATGCCGTCAGTGCTCATCATCAACTGGTTTATAGCTTGGCAGTCGCCGTGCGCACCCTCGTGGTTGGTTTGTGTACCCTGGCAACGGGTGTCTTTAGCATTATTGCGTTGGGGCTCGTGGCTCTGACGCTGCAACTCCTTTGGGAACGCTGGGTACAACGGGAGCAAGCTTAA
- the psbA gene encoding photosystem II q(b) protein, giving the protein MTTTLQRRESANLWERFCNWVTSTDNRLYVGWFGVIMIPTLLAATICFVIAFIAAPPVDIDGIREPVSGSLLYGNNIITGAVVPSSNAIGLHFYPIWEAASLDEWLYNGGPYQLIIFHFLLGASCYMGRQWELSYRLGMRPWICVAYSAPLASAFAVFLIYPIGQGSFSDGMPLGISGTFNFMIVFQAEHNILMHPFHQLGVAGVFGGALFCAMHGSLVTSSLIRETTETESANYGYKFGQEEETYNIVAAHGYFGRLIFQYASFNNSRSLHFFLAAWPVVGVWFTALGISTMAFNLNGFNFNHSVIDAKGNVINTWADIINRANLGMEVMHERNAHNFPLDLASAESAPVAMIAPSING; this is encoded by the coding sequence ATGACCACAACTCTCCAACGTCGCGAAAGCGCGAATTTGTGGGAGCGGTTTTGTAACTGGGTGACGAGCACCGATAACCGCCTTTATGTGGGCTGGTTTGGGGTGATCATGATCCCCACCCTATTAGCCGCAACCATCTGCTTTGTGATTGCCTTCATCGCTGCTCCCCCTGTGGACATCGATGGCATCCGTGAGCCTGTTTCTGGCTCTTTGCTCTATGGCAACAACATCATCACGGGTGCAGTTGTCCCCTCTAGCAACGCCATTGGCTTGCACTTCTACCCCATTTGGGAAGCTGCTTCCCTCGATGAGTGGCTCTACAACGGTGGCCCCTACCAACTGATCATCTTCCACTTCCTGTTGGGTGCCTCCTGCTACATGGGTCGCCAGTGGGAACTCAGCTACCGCCTCGGTATGCGGCCTTGGATCTGCGTGGCCTACTCTGCCCCCCTGGCTTCTGCCTTTGCAGTCTTCTTGATCTACCCCATTGGTCAAGGCAGCTTCTCTGACGGGATGCCCCTCGGTATCTCTGGTACCTTCAACTTTATGATTGTGTTCCAAGCGGAGCACAACATTCTCATGCACCCCTTCCACCAACTGGGTGTAGCCGGTGTCTTTGGTGGGGCGCTGTTCTGCGCCATGCACGGTTCTCTGGTGACCTCCAGCTTGATCCGTGAAACCACCGAAACCGAATCCGCCAACTACGGTTACAAATTTGGTCAAGAGGAAGAAACCTACAACATCGTGGCTGCCCACGGTTACTTTGGCCGGTTGATCTTCCAATACGCCAGCTTCAACAACAGCCGCTCCCTGCACTTCTTCTTGGCCGCTTGGCCGGTGGTGGGTGTGTGGTTTACCGCCTTGGGGATCAGCACCATGGCCTTTAACCTGAATGGCTTCAACTTCAACCACTCGGTCATTGATGCCAAGGGCAACGTGATCAACACCTGGGCGGACATCATCAACCGTGCCAACTTGGGTATGGAAGTGATGCACGAGCGCAATGCTCACAACTTCCCCCTCGACTTGGCCAGCGCTGAGTCTGCTCCTGTGGCCATGATTGCTCCCAGCATCAACGGCTAA
- a CDS encoding TRC40/GET3/ArsA family transport-energizing ATPase codes for MRVILMTGKGGVGKTSVAAATGLRCAELGYKTLVLSTDPAHSLADSFDRELGHVPVAVAENLWGAELDALMELEDNWGAVKRYITQVLQARGLEGVQAEELAILPGMDEIFALVRMKRHYDEGQYDVLIIDSAPTGTALRLLSLPEVSGWYMRRFYKPLQRMSVALRPIVEPIFKPLVGFSLPDQEVMDAPYEFYEQIEALEKVLTDNTQTSVRLVTNPEKMVIKESLRAHAYLSLYNVATDLVVANRILPETVHDPFFARWKETQQQYRQEIHDNFRPLPVKEVPLFAEELCGLAALHRLKETLYGDEDPAQVYYHEQTIRVVPSDGQYSLELYLPGVPKEKIELHKTADELNIRIGNHRRNMVLPQGLAALQPVGAKMEADYLKIRFASATNG; via the coding sequence ATGCGCGTAATTTTAATGACTGGCAAAGGTGGCGTTGGTAAAACCTCAGTAGCGGCAGCGACGGGGCTACGCTGTGCCGAGTTGGGGTACAAAACCTTGGTGCTCAGTACCGATCCTGCCCACTCCCTTGCCGATAGTTTTGACAGGGAACTGGGGCATGTGCCAGTGGCCGTTGCCGAAAATCTCTGGGGTGCTGAACTAGATGCCCTCATGGAACTGGAGGACAACTGGGGAGCCGTCAAGCGCTACATTACCCAAGTATTGCAGGCGCGGGGGTTAGAAGGGGTTCAGGCGGAGGAATTAGCCATCCTGCCGGGGATGGATGAAATTTTTGCCCTTGTGCGTATGAAGCGCCACTACGACGAAGGTCAATACGATGTCCTCATCATTGACTCTGCCCCCACAGGCACGGCGCTGCGGCTGTTGAGCCTCCCCGAGGTGAGCGGCTGGTATATGCGCCGCTTCTACAAACCCTTACAGCGGATGTCCGTGGCCTTGCGACCAATTGTGGAGCCAATTTTCAAGCCCTTGGTCGGGTTCTCTTTGCCCGATCAAGAGGTCATGGATGCGCCCTATGAATTCTATGAGCAGATTGAAGCCCTTGAAAAAGTTCTCACCGACAACACGCAAACCTCCGTGCGCTTGGTGACCAATCCAGAAAAGATGGTGATCAAGGAATCCCTTCGTGCCCATGCCTATCTCAGCCTCTACAATGTGGCTACGGATTTAGTGGTGGCCAACCGCATTTTGCCAGAGACCGTGCATGATCCCTTCTTTGCCCGCTGGAAAGAAACCCAGCAACAGTATCGCCAAGAGATTCACGACAATTTTCGCCCACTGCCCGTCAAGGAAGTGCCCCTGTTTGCTGAGGAACTCTGTGGTTTAGCAGCGCTGCACCGCCTGAAGGAGACCCTCTATGGTGATGAGGATCCAGCTCAGGTTTATTACCACGAGCAAACCATTCGAGTGGTGCCCAGCGATGGCCAGTACAGCCTTGAACTGTATCTACCGGGGGTCCCCAAGGAAAAAATTGAACTGCACAAGACGGCGGATGAGTTGAATATTCGCATTGGCAACCATCGTCGTAATATGGTGCTCCCCCAAGGATTAGCGGCACTGCAACCGGTGGGCGCGAAAATGGAGGCGGACTACCTGAAAATCCGCTTTGCTAGTGCCACCAATGGCTAA